tcgaTAATCTACACTTCCGGTTTCGGCGCAACCCATCTATAGAACGTTTCATTTTCACGCGTTTCAccgtattttttcttctctgcTTTTTCCAGCCATTTGTCTTGATACTTGTATACAGGCTTACCAATTAAAAACCAACAATATACAGGTGAAAATATCATAGCTGCGATCACCATCCTGAATTTGAATCTGCCCTTTACATAATCCCATTCGAAATAGCTGAAAATTACGTACACAAATTGTAATTGTATTCGGTGTATGAATTGAGAATACATGTTTAACTGATTTTACCTTATAGTGTTGGGAATTTCTGTAAATTTCCTAGTTTTTAACATATAAGCAACTATGAGTTTTTCAATGAAGCTCAGCTTCTTATCTCTGGAGGGAGTTATTCCGCCTGGAAAATAAAATAGTGATGAGAAAAGCAGAAACGATCACATTAGGCTACACTACACgagtattgaaaaattcgtcgatCAAGGTGTGAATCGAAACTGGGCAACGGTGTGtggagaaaagttgaaaattcttacCTGGtcgatataaatttttgaaaaatacgtacgaTTTACCAAGTTCTTTCGacatggtgaaaattttcggaaattttcaaaaattttcacatcttaTCAGTCCATTTTGAAGTCCattgataaaaaatcaggaGTGTTACCATtaactgaatttttaaagtgttttgcaattttagatattcttttctaaattgaaaataagataTATTTAAATGTAATtagattttgaataattttagaaacaattgaaatattttatttagtaatttaaatcgcaaaaattacgaaataacgAATGAATtccttttttgtgaaaaaacacCCCAAAGTTTGTTCATCTGGCACCACTGCTCGATAAtcgaaaagcgaaaattttgcACCTCTCGCGATCTCAGCTGT
This region of Planococcus citri chromosome 5, ihPlaCitr1.1, whole genome shotgun sequence genomic DNA includes:
- the LOC135848601 gene encoding uncharacterized protein LOC135848601; amino-acid sequence: MSLLEGAGISGNAKVAGGITPSRDKKLSFIEKLIVAYMLKTRKFTEIPNTISYFEWDYVKGRFKFRMVIAAMIFSPVYCWFLIGKPVYKYQDKWLEKAEKKKYGETRENETFYRWVAPKPEV